A window from Spirochaetota bacterium encodes these proteins:
- a CDS encoding glycosyltransferase: protein MPFFSVIIPVYNRFRPVREAIESVLGQAFADFELIVVDDGSTDGTPAIADEYSDRIAYARREHRGVSAARNAGVAMSSGPWLAFLDSDDRWLPDKLARQAAYIGSKPAVTIHQTDEQWIRWGRPVNPRLRHLKREGDIFADSLGLCLISPSATVLSRRCFERYGPFDEDLPACEDYDLWLRVTAREWVGFIPEKLVVRHGGHEDQLSGRYPAMDRFRVYSIAKLLACGGPLTEEQRRHATAAALEKTRILMEGAIKRERSAFAENLRFLAAKIDKGTVSAADALFLLEENDRPS from the coding sequence ATGCCTTTCTTTTCGGTTATTATCCCGGTATACAACCGATTCAGGCCCGTCCGCGAGGCCATTGAATCGGTCCTTGGCCAGGCCTTCGCCGATTTCGAGCTCATCGTCGTCGACGACGGGTCCACGGACGGGACGCCCGCCATTGCCGACGAATACAGCGACCGCATCGCCTACGCGCGCCGGGAGCACCGCGGCGTGAGCGCGGCGCGCAACGCCGGCGTGGCGATGTCCTCGGGCCCCTGGCTGGCCTTTCTCGATTCGGACGACCGGTGGCTCCCGGATAAGCTTGCGCGCCAGGCGGCCTACATCGGCAGCAAACCCGCGGTGACGATCCACCAGACCGACGAGCAATGGATCCGCTGGGGGCGCCCGGTGAACCCGCGCCTCCGGCACCTGAAGCGCGAGGGGGACATCTTCGCCGATTCCCTCGGCCTCTGCCTCATCAGCCCCTCCGCCACGGTCCTGTCGCGGCGCTGCTTCGAGCGGTACGGGCCCTTCGACGAGGACCTGCCCGCCTGCGAAGACTACGACCTCTGGCTCAGGGTGACCGCCCGCGAATGGGTCGGGTTCATCCCCGAGAAGCTTGTTGTCCGCCACGGCGGCCACGAGGACCAGCTCTCCGGCCGCTACCCGGCCATGGACCGATTCAGGGTCTACTCGATCGCGAAGCTCCTAGCCTGCGGCGGCCCCCTCACGGAGGAGCAGCGGCGCCATGCGACTGCCGCGGCCCTGGAGAAGACGCGGATCCTCATGGAGGGCGCCATTAAAAGGGAGAGAAGTGCCTTCGCCGAAAATCTCCGGTTCCTCGCGGCAAAGATAGACAAGGGGACCGTCTCGGCCGCCGACGCCCTGTTCCTCCTGGAAGAGAACGACAGGCCCAGTTAA
- a CDS encoding acetate--CoA ligase family protein: MDKRNEPNTHEQLDRMFSPKSIAVVGVASGGFSFGRMILRSHLVIGYEGTLYPVNKRGIVTEGLNSYPTIEDIPGTIDFAIIAVPARDVPAAVESCRRKGAAGVEILSSGFKEIGTPEGAALEEELRAIAARGIRVLGPNCFGIYCPKSGQTLMPGPNLSREPGGVAFLSQSGGHAVDLSLMGTWRGVRFSKVVSFGNGCDLRETEMLRYLTGDADTKVIGLYLEGVDDGPGFLSALEAAGREKPVLVIKGGLSDSGSRAAASHTASMGGKKNIWEAALRQCNALQVESIEEMADASLAFSMVPARSYHGCTIVGGGGALGIAAADAAEFYGLIIPPLREDLKASILELLPKPGSSAANPIDVANPFVPPKDIREILLHASKDENIDIHILVLLIYHFKAQKDVMGVKNIKDFVPAAELAGVCREVREITGKPVVLVMPNYRQEVDALDLEEIARETRSVFLDAGIPVYDDVKNALRAIASVSKYHRRKTVIAEPSPGNHAENIGTESETPMAAGCHEIIKEAMRRGDRALNEYESKRILGSYSIPITGEKVARSLDEALSIARGIGYPVALKGSSRTITHKTERGLIELGIDGDDALRKAHQAIEERGQGHLDGVLVQRMINGDREFAAGLIRDPQFGPCVMFGLGGIYTEVLRDVSFRIAPLKTRDALDMMDEIRGGKLLDAFRGKAAVNREVMARILVSLGRIGLENDEIAEIDINPLLISEGMPVAVDALVILK; encoded by the coding sequence ATGGATAAACGGAACGAACCGAACACCCACGAACAGCTCGACAGGATGTTCAGCCCGAAGAGCATCGCCGTTGTCGGCGTCGCGTCGGGGGGATTCAGCTTCGGCAGGATGATCCTCCGCTCCCATCTTGTCATCGGATACGAGGGAACGCTCTATCCCGTGAACAAGCGCGGTATCGTTACGGAAGGCCTGAACAGCTACCCCACGATAGAGGATATCCCCGGGACCATCGATTTCGCCATTATCGCCGTCCCGGCCCGGGACGTTCCCGCGGCGGTGGAATCGTGCCGCAGGAAAGGGGCCGCCGGCGTGGAGATCCTCTCCTCCGGTTTCAAGGAGATCGGCACCCCCGAAGGAGCCGCCCTCGAGGAAGAGCTGCGGGCCATCGCGGCCCGGGGCATCAGGGTCCTCGGGCCCAACTGCTTCGGCATCTACTGCCCGAAATCTGGGCAGACCCTCATGCCCGGTCCGAACCTCTCGCGGGAGCCCGGCGGCGTCGCCTTCCTTTCACAGAGCGGGGGCCATGCGGTGGACTTAAGTCTCATGGGCACGTGGCGGGGCGTACGGTTTTCAAAGGTCGTCAGCTTCGGAAATGGCTGCGACCTCAGGGAGACCGAGATGCTGCGCTACCTCACGGGGGACGCTGATACAAAAGTGATCGGCCTCTACCTCGAGGGAGTGGACGACGGCCCCGGGTTTCTCTCGGCCCTGGAGGCGGCGGGCAGGGAGAAGCCGGTCCTGGTCATCAAGGGCGGACTCTCCGATTCCGGGAGCCGCGCCGCCGCGAGCCATACCGCATCCATGGGCGGCAAAAAAAATATATGGGAAGCGGCCCTCAGGCAATGCAACGCCCTCCAGGTAGAAAGTATAGAAGAGATGGCCGACGCCTCCCTCGCCTTTTCCATGGTCCCCGCCCGTTCCTATCACGGCTGCACCATCGTGGGCGGCGGCGGCGCCCTCGGCATAGCGGCTGCCGACGCGGCCGAGTTCTACGGCCTGATCATTCCCCCGCTCCGCGAAGACCTGAAGGCGTCGATCCTGGAACTGCTCCCGAAGCCGGGATCGAGCGCCGCCAACCCGATCGATGTTGCCAATCCCTTCGTGCCGCCGAAGGATATCAGGGAGATCCTGCTCCACGCGTCGAAGGATGAGAATATCGACATCCATATCCTGGTGCTCCTCATCTATCACTTCAAGGCCCAGAAGGACGTCATGGGCGTGAAAAATATCAAGGATTTCGTCCCGGCCGCGGAGCTGGCCGGGGTGTGCCGCGAAGTGAGGGAAATCACTGGCAAGCCCGTGGTGCTGGTGATGCCGAACTACCGGCAGGAAGTGGACGCGTTGGACCTCGAAGAAATAGCCCGCGAGACCAGAAGCGTGTTTCTCGATGCGGGCATTCCCGTGTATGACGACGTGAAGAACGCCCTGCGCGCCATAGCGTCTGTTTCAAAGTATCACCGGCGCAAAACCGTCATAGCGGAACCATCGCCGGGGAACCATGCGGAAAACATTGGAACCGAGTCAGAAACACCCATGGCTGCTGGATGTCATGAAATAATTAAGGAAGCAATGCGAAGGGGCGACAGGGCCCTCAATGAATACGAATCAAAGCGTATCCTCGGGTCCTATTCGATCCCGATAACCGGGGAAAAAGTGGCGCGCAGTCTCGATGAAGCGCTCTCCATCGCACGGGGGATCGGGTACCCGGTGGCGCTGAAGGGGTCCTCGCGCACCATCACGCACAAGACCGAGCGCGGGCTGATCGAGCTGGGAATCGACGGCGACGATGCCCTCAGAAAAGCCCATCAGGCCATTGAAGAGCGCGGCCAGGGGCACCTTGATGGTGTGCTTGTGCAGCGGATGATCAATGGCGACCGCGAGTTCGCGGCAGGCCTTATCCGCGACCCGCAGTTCGGCCCCTGCGTGATGTTCGGCCTCGGCGGCATCTACACCGAGGTCCTGAGGGACGTTTCCTTTCGCATCGCCCCGCTGAAGACGCGGGACGCCCTTGACATGATGGACGAGATCAGGGGCGGAAAGCTCCTGGACGCTTTCAGGGGCAAAGCGGCGGTAAACAGGGAAGTCATGGCGCGGATCCTCGTAAGCCTCGGAAGGATCGGCCTCGAGAATGATGAGATCGCCGAGATCGACATCAATCCGCTCCTCATCAGCGAGGGCATGCCCGTTGCGGTGGACGCGCTGGTGATACTGAAGTAG